GAAGTTGCTAAAGCATTAGGTATCTCTGTAGAAGACTTGATGGCTGCTGCAGCAAACTTACACGAGTTCAACCCAATGATGGGTCACCGTGGATGCCGTCTAGACGTAACATATCCAGAAATCGGTGTCATGCAGACACGCGCAATTATCAAGGCTGCTATTAACATCAACAAGAAGCACCGTGGTTGGAAGTTAGTTCCAGAAATCATGGTTCCATTAGTTGGCGAAAAGAAGGAACTTGATTATGTTGCACAGATTATTCGTACAACTGCTGACGAAGTAATCAAGGAAGCTGGAGCCAAGCAGGATTATAAGATCGGTACAATGATTGAGATTCCACGTGCTGCGTTAAATGCTGATGAATTAGCAGAAACAGCTGAATTCTTCAGTTTCGGTACAAACGACTTAACACAGATGACATTCGGATTCTCACGTGATGATGCTGGTAAGTTCTTAGATGATTATTACAGCAAGCATATCTACGATAACGATCCATTCGCTCACGTAGATGTAAATGGTGTTGGTAAGCTTATCTCTATGGCTTGCGAAAAGGGTCGTTCTACACGTAAAGACATTCACTTAGGTGTCTGTGGTGAACATGGTGGTGACCCAGTAAGTATCGAATTCTTCCAACGTGTTGGATTAACATACGTTTCTTGCTCACCATACCGCGTTCCTATCGCTCGTTTAGCAGCTGCTCAAGCCGCAATTCGCGCTGATGTTAAATCAGCTGTTGTAGCAAAGAAGACTGCTAAGAAAGTCGTTGCTAAAAAGGCTACGAAGAAGGTTGCTGCTAAAAAACCAGTAGCTAAGAAAGCAACAACAAAGACAGTTTCCAAGAAGGTAGCTAAGCCATTGGCTAAGAAGGCTCCTGCTAAGAAAAGTGTTAAACCAGTAGCAAAGAAGTCTACAAAGAAGGTTGTTAAACCTGCAGCTAAGAAGGCTACAAAGCCAGTTGCTAAAAAGACTGTTGCTAAGAAACCAGCTGTAAAGAAAGCTACTAAGAAAGTAGCTGCTCCTAAGGCTGTAGCGAAAAAACCAGTAGCTAAGAAAGCTCCTGCAAAAAAGACAACTAAAAAGTCTAAGTAATTGATGATTAGGGCTGCTATTATATTGGCAGTCCTTTTTAATACGTTATAATTAAAAAAACAATTATATGTGTATAGGAGTAGTAGCTTATGGCTGTAGAATTACAAAATGATTTAGATGATATTCTGTCTTTACATTTGAATGAGTTTTTTGACTATATTTGCTCATTAAGGTATGGATATAAGGATCAAAATAATAATTTACACTTTCTTGGCGATGAAGACTTTAAAAAGTATCAGTACTCATTTTCTACGCCTGAACAAATTATTCATAATAATTGTGGGTGGTGCTGGGATTTAAGTGAACTTATAAAACTATATTGTAGAAAAAATGGAATTGCATGCAAATCATTTTTCTTAGAATATCTTTCAAATGATTTTCATCATACACATACCCAAGTACTTGCTTGTATAAATGGGAAATGGAGTGCATGTCCAGATAATAGTATGGGTACAAAAATCATTAACCCAGATTTTAATACTTTAGAAGAATGTATTAAATGGATGAAAGACTCATATATTGAATATTTAAAGTATGTATTACAAGATAATTTTGATAAATTAAAATTAACTGTAAAAGAATATAATTGCATATTTAGTCAAGATATGACTGAAGATGAATATCTTGATCTAATAAGAAATTAAGTTCACTTTATAAAGAATAGAGGTATATGCATGGAAAAATATATTATGTCGATTGACCAAGGAACAACAAGTTCACGTGTGATTATCTTTAATCATGATGCTAAGGTTGTTTCTTCTGCACAAAAAGAATTTCAACAATACTTTCCTAAACCTGGTTGGGTAGAACATGATGCGAATGAGATATGGTTATCTGTATTATCTTGTATGATGCAAAGTATGCTGGATGCTAATATTAAACCAGAACAGATTGAAGGTATCGGTATTACCAACCAACGTGAGACAACGGTTGTATGGGATAAGAAAACAGGTATTCCTGTTTATAAGGCAATCGTTTGGCAATCTCGTCAAACTGCAGAAATCTGTAATCAATTAAAACAGAATAATCATGCTAGCATGATTCGACAAAAGACAGGGCTTCAACTAGATCCATATTTCTCTGCAACAAAAATCCGTTGGATTTTGGATCATATTGAAAATGGTCAACAGCGTGCAGAAAGTGGTGAGTTACTTGCTGGTACAATTGATACTTGGTTAATATGGTGTCTTTCTGGAATGAAAGCACATGTGACGGACTACAGTAATGCATCTAGAACAATGTTATTTAATATCTATGATAAGAAGTGGGATGATGAATTATGTAGTCTTCTTAATATACCGATGTGTATGTTACCGGAGGTAAAAGATAGTAGTTGTATTTTTGCATATACTGCTTCTGAGTATTTCTTTGGTAAGCGTGTACCGATTGCTGGCGCTGCCGGTGACCAACAAGCTGCACTATTTGGACAACAGTGCTTCGAGCGTGGCAGCGTAAAAAATACTTATGGTACTGGTTGCTTTATGTTAATGAATACTGGTAACAAACCACACCCAAGTAAGCATGGTTTGGTTACAACAATTGCTTGGGGTTATCAGGGTGAAATTACTTATGCGCTTGAAGGATCAGTGTTTGTTGCTGGTAGTGCGGTGCAGTGGTTACGTGATCAGTTGAAGTTTTTTAAGACGGCAAAAGAGTCGGAGAAACTTGCTTTATCTGCAAAGGAAGAACATGAATTGATTGTAGTTCCTGCTTTTGTAGGCTTAGGTGCGCCATATTGGGATAATGATTGTAAGGGTGCGATGTTTGGCATTACACGTGGTACAAGTAAAGAGGATATGACAAAAGCAACATTAGATTCTATTGCTTATCAAAATAGAGATATTCTTGATGCGATGAAAGAAGATTCTGGGATTGCGATTCAATCACTACGTGTAGATGGTGGAGCTTCTGCCAATGATTATTTGATGCAGTTTCAAAGCGACATTATGCAATGTGCTATTGAGCGTCCAGAAAATGTTGAATCGACTGCATTAGGTGCTGCATATCTAGCTGGTCTTGCGGTTGGATATTGGCATGACTTAGAAGAGTTAAAGAAAGAACGAAATAGTCATCTCTTTACACCTATGATGGATGTATCTGATGTAAGTCATTTATACAAGCGTTGGCAAAAGGCAGTTGCTTGTGCACGGATGTTTACGAAAAATGAGGAATAATCGCATTGTATAGAGGATAGTGCTTGAAAATCCCTTTAAAATGGGGTATATTGTAAACGGAATAAGGAGAGCGGAAGCTCTCCTTATGTTATGTCTGGAGGCATATGGAAAACATTGATAAATTGACCAAATTATTTCAGCCAGTATTTGACGATTGCCACGTTCGACTTTACGAGATTGTTTGGCTTAGTAATGAGAAGACATTACAAGTCGCAATTGACAACGATGCACATGCGATTGATTTAGATATTTGTGCAGAAGTAAGTGAAAAGCTTGGTGTAGTCTTGGACAAGTATGATCCAATCAAAGAAGAGTATAGCTTAGAAGTCTGTAGCCCTGGTGCAGAGCGAGAGATTAAAGATTATGCCGAGTTTGAACAGTTAGTAGATGAATATATCTATGTTGAACTCAAGGAGCCATTTAAGAATATGGTCGAGATAACTGGATATGTTCGTGCTGCTAGTGTTGCTGCGATTGAGTTAGAGTATCGAGATAAAGCAGTAAAGCGCACTGCTGCGATTGAAAAGAACAATATTCGTTTTGCTAGATTAGCAATTAAATTATAAGGAGAAATCATGGAGATTAAATACACACAACTTCTCAATGCGATTCGCGGTGTGGAAGATGACAAGAATGTGCCTGAAAATATCGTACTAGAGGCATTAACAGAAGCTGTAGCGAAAGCATTCAAGAAGGATTCTGAATTACAGGATATCGAAGTAAAGGCAGAAATTAATAAGAAGAGTAAGACTATTGATATCTACCAATACTATAACGTTGTTGAAGAAGTAGAAGATGATGAATTAGAAATCTCATTAGAAGATGCTAAGAAGTTGGATTCTAACGCTGAATTAGGTGTACAGGTTCGTGAGAAGAAGGAAATCACTTCGATGTCACGTGCAGCTGCCTCTTTGGCTAAGAACGTATTCCGTCAAAAGATTCGTGAAGCAGAAAAGGTTGCAGTATACAACGAATACATTGACCAAAAAGATGAGATGGTTATAGGTACTGTTGAATCTGTTAAGGATAAGTTCACATTAATTAGTTTAGGCAAGACAGTTGCTTTACTTTCTAAGTCAGCTGAAATTCCTCATGAGAAACTAACGGAAGGACAAAGCATCCGTGTTGTAATCACAGATGTACAAAAGGAAACAAAGGGTTCACAGGTATTGGTATCACGTGCTGATGCGACACTTGTTAAGCGTTTATTTGAAAAGGAAGTTCCTGAAATTTATCAGGGTGTTGTTGAAATCAAATCTATCGCTCGTGAAGCTGGTGAAAGAACAAAGATGGCTGTGCTCTCACACAATCCTGATGTAGATCCAATTGGTTCATGTATTGGTCCTCGTGGTTCTCGTGTTCAAAAGATTATCGATGAATTACATGGTGAAAAGATCGACATCTTCCAATGGAATGATGATATAACAGAACTTGTTAAAAATGCTTTAGCACCAGCTGAAATCATCTCTGTTCTACCAGGACAGGATGATAATAGTTTGCTTGTTATTGTTAGTGAAGACCAATTGTCTTTAGCTATCGGTAAGCGTGGTAAGAATGCACGTCTTGCAGTGAAGTTAACGGGTCATAAGATTGATATCAAGACGCGTCAAGAACTTGAAGATATGGGCAAGGATTATGATGAATTACTCGCTCAGGCTGAAGTAATGAAGCAAAAGTTGGCTGAACAAGCGAAGGCTAAGAGCGTTGAACGTCAAAAGGCTGCTGCTAAGGATGAAGAAGAAAAGAGACTTGCGGCAATCGCTAAGTTCAGAGCTGAAAATCCAGATTCTATTGTCGATGAAGATGAAGAATATATCCCAGAAGAAATGATGGAAAGAGTAAACGATACAATCATCGCTGAGATTTCTAATCAGCCAGATGAAGAAGAACATCAAGAAGCTGCTATTGAAACACCTGTAGTTGAAACGGTTGAAAAGGCAGTTGAAGAAGAGAAGCCAGTTGTAGTTGAAAAGACTGCAGAAGAAAAAGAAGCTTCCCGTAAGCATGCAGACTTAGAGGAACTAGCTAGGAAGGCTACTTATGTTTCACACTTTGAAAAACTTGTTGATTCTTCGAAACCAAAGAATACGGATTCTAAGTACAAGAAGAAAAAGAAGAAGGATGAAGAAGAGTACAAGGTTAGAAACAAGGATCTTGAAGAACAGATCAAAAAGAACTTGCTTGTTGCTGATAACCGTCCTATCTATAGTGAAGAAGAGTTGGCTGAAATCGAAGCACAACAGGAATCTGAAGCAGAGAAGGAGTATGACATCGACTACGATGAGTATGAAGAATACTACGATGACGATGAAAACATGTAAGCATGCCTAAGAAAATTCCAATGCGTAAATGTGTAGCAACCGGAGAACAACTTCCTAAAAAGGAGTTGCTCCGTGTTGTTAGAACACCAGAAGGTACATTAGCTGTTGATGTAACAGGTAGAATGAATGGCCATGGTGCATATTTAAAGAAAGACGTAGCAGTTATTGAAGTTGCTAAGAAGAATAATGCTTTAGCAAAAGCATTATCACAAAAGATTCCAGATGAATTCTGGGATGAAATTGCAAAAGCAATGAAGTAGTGGTATCCATTTTTGAAAGGAAGGGATGTTACCGATATAGTATTTCGAGGTGCAAATCTCAAACAAAGAAAGAGAGGTACATAAATGCCAGTTCCAACAAAACGCAAACCTGCAAATAAGAAGAATGTTTCCAACAATCGTAACAATACGAAGAAAAAACCATTTAACAAGAATGATAATCATCAATCTAAACAACCTGTAGAGATTACAGAGATTACATTCAGTGATGGTATTACAGTTGGTGAATTAGCAGATAAATTACATCGTCAATCAAGTGAACTCATCAAAGCATTGTTTATGGAAGGTAAGATGGTTACCATCAACAGTGCGCTTGAAGATGAAATGGTTGAACTTGTATGCATGAATTACAATATTGAAGCCATTAAGGTAAAAGAAAGAGAAGCAGATAGCTTGGAAGATGAAGTGCAAGATGCTGCAGAAGACCTACAGGAACGTCCACCTGTTGTTACTATCATGGGTCACGTTGACCATGGTAAGACAACATTATTGGATACAATCCGTCGTTCTAAGGTAGCTGCTGGCGAAGCTGGTGGTATTACACAAGCGATTGGTGCGTACCAGGTTACAGTCAATGGACGTAAGGTTACTTTCTTAGATACTCCAGGTCACGAGGCATTTACTGCTATGCGTGCACGTGGTGCTAGTGTAACTGACTTGGCTGTTATTGTTGTTGCGGCTGACGATGGTGTTATGCCACAGACTCGTGAGGCAATTGACCACGCCAAGGCTGCAGGTGTTCCAATTATTGTTGCTGTAAACAAGATGGACAAGCCTGATGCAAATCCTGACCATGTTAAGTCTGAAATGGCTGAACTTGGTGTCATGCCTGAAGAATGGGGTGGCGATACGATTTTTGTCAATACCAGTGCGAAAAAGGGTGATGGTATTGATGAACTATTAGAAACAATTTTAATCGTTTCTGATGTGAAGGAATTAAAGGCTAATCCTAACCGTACAGCAACTGGTACAGTTGTTGAAGCAAAACTTGATAAGGGTAGAGGTCCAGTTGCGACATTGCTTGTACAGAATGGTACATTAAAACATGGAGATCCAGTTGTAGTTGGTACATGTTTTGGTAAAGTGCGTCGTATGACAGATGAAAATGGTAACGAACTCAAGACAGCAGGTCCATCACGCCCAGTAGAGATTATTGGTTTAAATGATGTACCTGAAGCTGGTGACATCTTCCGTTCTTATGAAAATGAAAAGGAAGCCCGTGCAATTGCGGATAGACGTAAGCGTCGTAAGATTGATGCGGACCGTCGTAAGACTAGTGCAATGAGTTTAGAAGACTTATCTTCACAGATTGAATCTGGTGA
This genomic window from Solobacterium moorei contains:
- the rimP gene encoding ribosome maturation factor RimP; translated protein: MENIDKLTKLFQPVFDDCHVRLYEIVWLSNEKTLQVAIDNDAHAIDLDICAEVSEKLGVVLDKYDPIKEEYSLEVCSPGAEREIKDYAEFEQLVDEYIYVELKEPFKNMVEITGYVRAASVAAIELEYRDKAVKRTAAIEKNNIRFARLAIKL
- the infB gene encoding translation initiation factor IF-2, giving the protein MPVPTKRKPANKKNVSNNRNNTKKKPFNKNDNHQSKQPVEITEITFSDGITVGELADKLHRQSSELIKALFMEGKMVTINSALEDEMVELVCMNYNIEAIKVKEREADSLEDEVQDAAEDLQERPPVVTIMGHVDHGKTTLLDTIRRSKVAAGEAGGITQAIGAYQVTVNGRKVTFLDTPGHEAFTAMRARGASVTDLAVIVVAADDGVMPQTREAIDHAKAAGVPIIVAVNKMDKPDANPDHVKSEMAELGVMPEEWGGDTIFVNTSAKKGDGIDELLETILIVSDVKELKANPNRTATGTVVEAKLDKGRGPVATLLVQNGTLKHGDPVVVGTCFGKVRRMTDENGNELKTAGPSRPVEIIGLNDVPEAGDIFRSYENEKEARAIADRRKRRKIDADRRKTSAMSLEDLSSQIESGDLKEIPVIIKADVQGSAEAVKSSMEKLDVSGVRVNVIHATAGAITESDIMLASASNAMIIGFSVRPDANIRKKAEEAGVQIRLHDIIYKATEEMELAMKGMLEPVYKEVVIGQAEVRETYKASKIGTIAGCMVTDGKLVSRCNIRLIRDGIVIYTGKLASLKRFKDDAKEVLSGFDCGLTIENYNDVKIGDTIEAYEDREVPLEG
- the rnpM gene encoding RNase P modulator RnpM, whose translation is MPKKIPMRKCVATGEQLPKKELLRVVRTPEGTLAVDVTGRMNGHGAYLKKDVAVIEVAKKNNALAKALSQKIPDEFWDEIAKAMK
- the nusA gene encoding transcription termination factor NusA, which gives rise to MEIKYTQLLNAIRGVEDDKNVPENIVLEALTEAVAKAFKKDSELQDIEVKAEINKKSKTIDIYQYYNVVEEVEDDELEISLEDAKKLDSNAELGVQVREKKEITSMSRAAASLAKNVFRQKIREAEKVAVYNEYIDQKDEMVIGTVESVKDKFTLISLGKTVALLSKSAEIPHEKLTEGQSIRVVITDVQKETKGSQVLVSRADATLVKRLFEKEVPEIYQGVVEIKSIAREAGERTKMAVLSHNPDVDPIGSCIGPRGSRVQKIIDELHGEKIDIFQWNDDITELVKNALAPAEIISVLPGQDDNSLLVIVSEDQLSLAIGKRGKNARLAVKLTGHKIDIKTRQELEDMGKDYDELLAQAEVMKQKLAEQAKAKSVERQKAAAKDEEEKRLAAIAKFRAENPDSIVDEDEEYIPEEMMERVNDTIIAEISNQPDEEEHQEAAIETPVVETVEKAVEEEKPVVVEKTAEEKEASRKHADLEELARKATYVSHFEKLVDSSKPKNTDSKYKKKKKKDEEEYKVRNKDLEEQIKKNLLVADNRPIYSEEELAEIEAQQESEAEKEYDIDYDEYEEYYDDDENM
- the glpK gene encoding glycerol kinase GlpK — its product is MEKYIMSIDQGTTSSRVIIFNHDAKVVSSAQKEFQQYFPKPGWVEHDANEIWLSVLSCMMQSMLDANIKPEQIEGIGITNQRETTVVWDKKTGIPVYKAIVWQSRQTAEICNQLKQNNHASMIRQKTGLQLDPYFSATKIRWILDHIENGQQRAESGELLAGTIDTWLIWCLSGMKAHVTDYSNASRTMLFNIYDKKWDDELCSLLNIPMCMLPEVKDSSCIFAYTASEYFFGKRVPIAGAAGDQQAALFGQQCFERGSVKNTYGTGCFMLMNTGNKPHPSKHGLVTTIAWGYQGEITYALEGSVFVAGSAVQWLRDQLKFFKTAKESEKLALSAKEEHELIVVPAFVGLGAPYWDNDCKGAMFGITRGTSKEDMTKATLDSIAYQNRDILDAMKEDSGIAIQSLRVDGGASANDYLMQFQSDIMQCAIERPENVESTALGAAYLAGLAVGYWHDLEELKKERNSHLFTPMMDVSDVSHLYKRWQKAVACARMFTKNEE